GACCATTTCCGTGGCCATGTCGACGTTGGACGATTCGAGGGTGTAGCCCGAAACGCTGTCGAACACGCCGGAATTGGCCCGTCCGAGGCTCGCGTCACCCGATTCCTTGGTGGCGGAGAGCAGGTTGTTGCCTTCCCGGTACAGATCGGTGGGGTTGACGAAGTCCGCCAGGCCCACGACGAACAGCTCGATGGTCTGCCCGTTGGAAAATGTCCCCGAGATCACGCCGTTTTCATCCACGCTGGTGCTGAGGAGCGTGCCCGAGGCATAACCGTCCTGTGTGGAGGAAGCGGTATAAGAAGAGGTGGAGTAGTTGGAGGTGCAGGTGGCGGCGTTTTTGGTATTGGCGCTGTTGAAGCCTGCGTTGGCGCTGGTCAGGGTGCCGATGTCGGCGGCGGTGGCGGGGGCGCTGGCGCTCCAGCTGGCATTGGAGGACGACAGGCCGTCTTTGTAAACAATGGGTTGGCTGGACAAGATGTTGGAAGAGTTGGAGGCCGAACGGAACGTGGCGTTCAGTTTCGGGTTTCCTGAACCGTCGAGGCTGGCCTGGGTCCAGGAGGCCAGATCGGTGGGATCGCTCCCGGACGGGGTGAAGGCGGTTTCATTCTCCAACTCGCCCTGGGCGGAGAAGGTAAGGGTGCCGATCATGAGAACGCCGGCCTTGCTCGTGCCGCTGGTGGTGGAGCTGCCGTCGTCCTCCGGCGGCATCGTCACCATGTATTCCCAATATTCCTTGCCGTTTTCATCCGACACCTTGGAGTAGTAGGTCGTGAGAGTGTGGGTGCCGCCCTCGGAATCGTAAACCTTGATGGGGGCCGAGTAGGCGGTGTTGGAGATGGGCGGGCTGTTGTCGGCGTTGTACCTTTTGAACATGCTGAAATAGGGATCGGTGGCGTCGAGGGTCCCGGGTTCGGTCTGGCCGTCGAGGTTGGTGATCATGGTGACGGCGCTCGTGGCCTGGGCCGCCGAAGTGTAATCCTTGATCTGGATGTCGGTCAGAGTTCCGGTGGTCGGGACCTGGGACAAGACGGTGCCTGTGCGCTTGGCCGCGGTGACCGCGGTCTGATCCACGGCCCAGCCCTGGACGTTCAACCCCGTTTCGGTCGTCAGGTAGCCGTTGACATCGAAGTTGAAAGCGCCGTCCCGGGTATAATAGGTCTTATCGGTGCCGGGCTTCTTGACCACGAAATAGCCGCGCTCCCCGTTGATGGCCATGTCCATGGACTGGCTGGCGCTGATGGGGCTGCCAGTCGATGTGGTCATGGAGACGCTGCCGACCTGCACGCCGGTGCCGATCTGGCTGCCGTCGGAGGTCCCGCCGGCCATCTCGCTGATCATGTCGGCGAAGAGAAGCCGTGAGGACTTGTATCCCGTGGTCCCGGTATTGGCGAGGTTGTTGCCCGTGTTGGCGATGCCCGTGCTGTAGCTCAAAAGGCCCGACACG
Above is a genomic segment from Solidesulfovibrio fructosivorans JJ] containing:
- a CDS encoding flagellar hook protein FlgE, which produces MSAIWTGVSGLLSYSTGIANTGNNLANTGTTGYKSSRLLFADMISEMAGGTSDGSQIGTGVQVGSVSMTTSTGSPISASQSMDMAINGERGYFVVKKPGTDKTYYTRDGAFNFDVNGYLTTETGLNVQGWAVDQTAVTAAKRTGTVLSQVPTTGTLTDIQIKDYTSAAQATSAVTMITNLDGQTEPGTLDATDPYFSMFKRYNADNSPPISNTAYSAPIKVYDSEGGTHTLTTYYSKVSDENGKEYWEYMVTMPPEDDGSSTTSGTSKAGVLMIGTLTFSAQGELENETAFTPSGSDPTDLASWTQASLDGSGNPKLNATFRSASNSSNILSSQPIVYKDGLSSSNASWSASAPATAADIGTLTSANAGFNSANTKNAATCTSNYSTSSYTASSTQDGYASGTLLSTSVDENGVISGTFSNGQTIELFVVGLADFVNPTDLYREGNNLLSATKESGDASLGRANSGVFDSVSGYTLESSNVDMATEMVNLITLQRAFQSNSKVVTTADEMMQKALEIKR